GCCACCACACAGACACCAAGACAGGTAGTAGAAGCCATGTCAGATTATTTTTTCAAATATGCAGGGAACTACGGCCGGGGCGCGCACAGGCTGGCCAGGGAGACCACGAACCATTATGAAGATGCCCGGGAAATGGTTGCAGGATTTCTTGGAGGAGATTACGGGCATACGGTATTTACCCGCAACACTACAGAAAGCATCAATATGGTGGCGCACGGGTTGGACTGGGAAGCTGGTGACCATATAGTGACAACTCTTGTGGAGCATCATTCAAACCTGCTTCCATGGTTCAGATTAAAAGAAAAAGGCGTAGAGGTTACAGTGGTCGATCCTGACCAGTATGGAATGGTCGATCCAAAACATATCGCCGCAGTCATTAACGATAAAACCAAACTGATAGCCATTACCCACGTGTCAAATGTATTTGCATCTATAATGGATGTGGAAGAGATTACCAGGATCGCACATAACAATGGCTGTCTGGCCCTGGTAGACGCGGCCCAGAGTGTGGGTCACATGCCCTTTGACGTGAGTAAAGTAGACTGTGATTTTTTAGCAGTGCCTGGCCATAAAGGCCTGTTGGGGCCCCAGGGGACAGGAGTATTATATATAAAAGATACTGAATCGATCAAACCCACCTATATTGGAGGCGGAACAGTGTTCGCGGTCTCAGAAGACAGTTATGAACTTGAGGAGGCCCCGGGACGG
This sequence is a window from Methanosarcinales archaeon. Protein-coding genes within it:
- a CDS encoding cysteine desulfurase codes for the protein MFDPYQIRQDFPVLENVVYLDSAATTQTPRQVVEAMSDYFFKYAGNYGRGAHRLARETTNHYEDAREMVAGFLGGDYGHTVFTRNTTESINMVAHGLDWEAGDHIVTTLVEHHSNLLPWFRLKEKGVEVTVVDPDQYGMVDPKHIAAVINDKTKLIAITHVSNVFASIMDVEEITRIAHNNGCLALVDAAQSVGHMPFDVSKVDCDFLAVPGHKGLLGPQGTGVLYIKDTESIKPTYIGGGTVFAVSEDSYELEEAPGRFEAGTPNIPGVIGLGRGVEYVKDLGISDIERHEVALARDAAKRLAEIDKVEVYGPPDRAAVVPFNVIGLNPHDVAMILDETRKICVRSGHHCAIPSIHFLKVDGTVRASFGAYNIPEEVDLLVDTVEQIATSLT